In Blautia sp. SC05B48, a single genomic region encodes these proteins:
- the metK gene encoding methionine adenosyltransferase, translating to MKRFYTAESVTEGHPDKLCDLIADSILDACLKEDENSKVACEVLATKGNIIVAGEITSRYEPQVFEIVRKVLESAGYEADGIHMDALIHKQSPDIAGAVERSRERRTGTVSVQSGLANGAGDQGIMVGYACDDTPQLMPMPVVLANRIVRELSASRRSGYIMGILPDGKAQVTVEYEDDRPVRLDTVVVSCQHEKEKSLRKLEHEIREKVLRPALRMLPPDEDTKILINPSGRFVCGGLDADTGLTGRKLMVDTYGGLVPHGGGAFSGKDCSKVDRSGAYMARYIAKNMVAAGLASRCQVSLAYAIGVAQPVMVQVDTFGTGKICADDCLAAAIPLVFGLTPSQISDTLHLERPIYRQSAVFGHFGRKEFPWEKTDKAEQLRDTVM from the coding sequence ATGAAACGATTTTATACAGCAGAATCCGTAACGGAAGGACATCCGGATAAGCTCTGCGACTTAATTGCAGACAGTATTCTGGATGCGTGTCTGAAAGAGGACGAAAATTCCAAGGTGGCCTGCGAAGTGCTGGCTACTAAAGGGAACATCATTGTGGCAGGAGAGATCACCAGCCGATATGAGCCACAGGTGTTTGAAATCGTCAGAAAGGTGTTGGAGAGTGCAGGCTATGAAGCAGATGGAATCCATATGGATGCCCTCATCCACAAACAGAGTCCGGATATCGCCGGGGCAGTGGAACGTTCCAGAGAACGCAGGACAGGAACTGTTTCTGTTCAGAGCGGACTTGCCAATGGAGCCGGGGATCAGGGAATCATGGTGGGATACGCCTGCGATGATACGCCGCAGCTTATGCCGATGCCAGTGGTTCTGGCGAACCGCATTGTAAGAGAACTGTCTGCAAGCCGTAGAAGCGGATATATCATGGGAATCCTGCCGGACGGAAAAGCACAGGTGACCGTGGAATACGAAGATGACAGACCTGTCCGTCTGGATACGGTCGTTGTGTCCTGTCAGCATGAAAAGGAAAAATCCCTTCGGAAGCTGGAGCATGAGATCCGGGAGAAAGTGCTGCGCCCGGCACTCCGCATGCTGCCGCCGGATGAGGATACCAAGATCCTGATTAATCCATCGGGCAGATTTGTGTGCGGAGGTCTGGATGCAGACACCGGACTGACCGGAAGGAAGCTGATGGTGGATACCTACGGTGGTCTGGTACCGCATGGCGGCGGTGCATTTTCCGGGAAGGACTGTTCCAAAGTTGACCGATCCGGGGCGTATATGGCTCGTTACATCGCCAAAAACATGGTGGCTGCCGGACTTGCCAGCCGATGTCAGGTATCCCTTGCCTATGCCATCGGAGTTGCCCAGCCAGTCATGGTGCAGGTGGATACCTTTGGAACCGGAAAGATTTGTGCGGATGACTGCCTCGCCGCTGCGATTCCTCTGGTGTTTGGGCTTACCCCAAGCCAGATTAGTGACACCCTGCACCTGGAGCGGCCGATCTACCGACAGAGTGCCGTGTTCGGGCATTTTGGAAGAAAGGAATTCCCGTGGGAGAAAACGGATAAGGCAGAGCAGCTCCGGGATACCGTGATGTAA
- a CDS encoding class B sortase, giving the protein MKIVKKLFQAVCLAALFLSAGFLIYHMVYLPMENKKLVAELKGNFPEPEAPGASGSEKKDQPAGRKCPVATVDLVTLRKQYLDVQGWLTIPDTGIDYPVLQSEQENGEFYLKRNYKKEYDINGSLFLQADCKVSESRNLIIYGHNMNSGAMFGNLDFYADETYYQEHPFAYLQTEDSIQEYRIVTVLKADRNLFPFQQKLPDVAAVQEYLKAAKQREVFETGDDYLKCIYDKVLTLVTCSYEWSGARNIVLAVPVSGAVWSQKCS; this is encoded by the coding sequence ATGAAAATCGTGAAAAAACTTTTTCAAGCGGTATGTCTTGCTGCTCTTTTCTTAAGTGCCGGATTTCTGATTTACCACATGGTATATCTTCCAATGGAAAACAAAAAGCTGGTGGCAGAGCTGAAAGGGAATTTCCCGGAGCCGGAAGCTCCGGGAGCCTCAGGCTCTGAAAAGAAAGACCAACCAGCTGGAAGAAAATGCCCGGTGGCTACGGTAGACCTTGTTACTCTTCGGAAACAATACCTGGATGTGCAGGGATGGCTGACGATACCAGATACAGGAATCGATTACCCGGTGCTTCAGTCCGAACAGGAGAATGGGGAGTTTTACCTGAAACGGAATTACAAAAAGGAATATGACATCAACGGAAGCCTGTTTTTACAGGCAGACTGCAAAGTGTCTGAAAGTCGGAACCTTATCATTTACGGTCACAACATGAACAGTGGGGCAATGTTCGGAAATCTGGACTTCTATGCAGATGAAACATATTATCAGGAGCATCCCTTTGCTTATCTTCAGACAGAGGATAGCATTCAGGAATATCGAATTGTCACGGTGCTGAAAGCAGACAGGAATTTGTTCCCGTTCCAGCAGAAACTTCCAGATGTGGCGGCAGTGCAGGAGTACTTAAAAGCAGCTAAGCAGAGGGAAGTGTTCGAAACCGGAGATGATTACCTGAAGTGTATATACGATAAGGTTTTGACGCTCGTCACGTGTTCATATGAATGGAGCGGTGCCAGGAACATCGTCCTGGCGGTGCCGGTTTCCGGGGCAGTGTGGAGTCAGAAGTGTTCGTAA
- a CDS encoding reverse transcriptase/maturase family protein, giving the protein MRNPIQVLSSLTEKSKNESYRFQRLYRNLYNPEFYWLAYKNIYANTGSMTAGADGTTIDGMSDERIQRIIESMRDKSYLPKPARREYIAKKNSNKKRPLGIQSGNDKLVQEVVKMILESIYEPVFKKTSHGFRPNKSCQTALYQIQKTFTGTNWFVEGDIHACFDSFNHHTIIRLLRKRIDDEMFLQLIWKFLKAGYMEQWTYNRTYSGVPQGSGVSPVLANVYLHELDKFMEEYAQKYNRGKKKQMNSDYKKVVKKASYYRCMGKKKWADLSPEERWERNKHLKMLEKQTRQLTPTEPLDETYKRIQYTRYADDFIIGVIGSKADAEQMKADVGRFLREELDLEMSETKTKVTHTGDRARFLGYDITVSRSQDLKKSAGGYKIRSNAGVVKLLVPREKWVGKLLEYHAIKIKINENGKERFVALHRGKLVNQSDIEILARYNAEVRGLYNYYAIANDSFKIGRFANLMKYSMYKTFACKYKTNVHEIKRRYCVGGLFTIAYDTRAGRKITTFYRDGFKRKESATKFDNVSELPQFSKYAKTNTLKQRVERHTCELCGKDCRNLEIHQVKKLKDLKGNAEWVLLMRKRRRKTLVVCPECHKLIHS; this is encoded by the coding sequence TTGAGAAATCCAATCCAAGTATTAAGTAGTTTGACGGAAAAGTCAAAGAATGAATCTTACAGGTTTCAAAGATTATATCGGAATCTGTACAATCCAGAGTTCTATTGGCTTGCATATAAAAACATATATGCAAACACAGGCAGTATGACTGCCGGTGCAGATGGAACTACTATTGATGGCATGAGTGACGAAAGAATCCAAAGGATTATTGAATCCATGCGAGATAAAAGTTACCTGCCAAAACCTGCACGCAGGGAATATATTGCTAAGAAAAACAGTAATAAAAAGCGTCCGTTGGGAATCCAGTCGGGCAATGACAAACTGGTGCAGGAAGTAGTGAAGATGATTTTAGAAAGCATTTATGAGCCTGTGTTTAAGAAAACATCTCATGGGTTCAGACCAAACAAAAGCTGTCAGACAGCATTATACCAGATACAGAAAACCTTTACGGGAACGAACTGGTTTGTTGAGGGCGATATACACGCCTGCTTCGACAGTTTTAATCACCACACAATCATCAGATTGCTGAGAAAACGTATTGATGATGAAATGTTTCTACAACTCATCTGGAAATTTCTAAAAGCAGGCTATATGGAGCAATGGACGTACAATCGGACATACAGCGGAGTACCGCAGGGTTCAGGTGTCAGTCCAGTGCTTGCAAATGTGTACCTTCACGAATTAGATAAATTTATGGAGGAATATGCACAGAAATATAACCGAGGAAAGAAGAAACAAATGAACTCCGACTACAAGAAAGTTGTCAAAAAGGCATCCTATTATAGATGTATGGGCAAAAAGAAGTGGGCGGATTTATCTCCAGAAGAACGCTGGGAACGCAATAAACATTTGAAAATGCTTGAAAAGCAAACACGACAGCTAACTCCGACCGAACCTTTGGATGAGACGTATAAACGGATTCAGTACACCCGATACGCTGATGATTTCATCATTGGAGTAATTGGGAGCAAAGCGGACGCAGAACAGATGAAAGCTGACGTCGGCAGATTTCTCAGGGAAGAACTGGATTTGGAAATGTCCGAAACCAAAACCAAAGTTACGCATACAGGAGACAGAGCCAGATTTTTAGGCTATGACATTACGGTATCCAGAAGTCAGGATTTAAAGAAATCCGCAGGAGGATACAAAATCAGAAGCAATGCAGGAGTGGTGAAATTACTTGTACCCAGAGAAAAATGGGTGGGAAAGTTACTGGAATATCATGCAATCAAAATCAAGATTAACGAAAACGGAAAAGAAAGATTTGTAGCCCTACACAGAGGAAAACTGGTAAATCAAAGCGATATAGAGATTCTGGCAAGATATAATGCGGAAGTTCGTGGACTTTACAACTATTATGCCATAGCAAATGATTCCTTCAAGATAGGCAGATTTGCCAATCTTATGAAGTACAGTATGTACAAGACATTTGCCTGTAAGTATAAAACAAATGTTCACGAAATCAAGCGCAGATATTGTGTTGGAGGTCTGTTTACAATCGCATACGATACCAGAGCAGGAAGGAAAATCACGACCTTTTACAGAGACGGGTTTAAGCGAAAAGAATCAGCTACGAAGTTTGACAATGTGAGCGAACTTCCGCAGTTCTCAAAATACGCTAAAACCAACACTCTGAAACAGAGAGTGGAACGCCATACCTGTGAACTTTGTGGAAAGGATTGCAGAAATCTGGAAATCCATCAAGTAAAGAAACTAAAAGACTTAAAGGGCAATGCGGAGTGGGTACTCCTTATGCGCAAAAGGAGACGGAAAACTCTTGTGGTATGCCCTGAATGTCATAAACTGATTCATTCTTAA
- a CDS encoding DUF3789 domain-containing protein, with amino-acid sequence MLGFILGTMTGGVMGVFAMCLFIAGKREDEALERCRMKPKEIIDHGVCICFVNSQGEELFRLADGESLVQNAPNGERNVSTCHYLDADSAMIDGKKWNLLEFAKEMEKRGIMFAPMELCQVSERG; translated from the coding sequence ATGTTGGGATTTATACTTGGCACAATGACCGGAGGAGTAATGGGCGTTTTTGCAATGTGTCTTTTCATAGCTGGAAAACGTGAGGATGAGGCACTGGAGCGGTGCCGGATGAAACCAAAGGAGATCATTGACCACGGCGTGTGCATCTGTTTTGTAAACAGCCAGGGAGAGGAACTGTTCCGTCTGGCAGACGGGGAAAGCCTTGTGCAGAATGCCCCAAATGGAGAGCGGAACGTATCCACCTGCCACTATCTGGATGCCGATTCTGCTATGATTGATGGGAAAAAATGGAACCTCCTGGAATTCGCAAAAGAGATGGAAAAGAGAGGGATCATGTTCGCCCCGATGGAGCTGTGCCAGGTATCGGAAAGGGGGTGA
- a CDS encoding PcfB family protein, with the protein MNYGGDAADQIVRYSLDGVDHGLRLSGTLAKHLAVFVAAVLKDQKKTRGKTRMVRMLKENKPLKFFTVPSDRLREFCSEGRKRGLLYVIIRDKKNPEMSEVMVFADDAAKVNRVMDKMNLDFVRSEVGEAVHEVTAGMEAPETEAVQETVQMPEGEVQFEISDLDEAFQVGDMDFSEEEKNQNHPEKEFSEPENFIPVQEEGEENLSGSSLHSRNISTGQEKGTDAGQREQERPSVRRELENIKREKAEESQKRSREKNRGPRKTQKKARKKRKVKAR; encoded by the coding sequence ATGAATTATGGAGGCGATGCGGCGGACCAGATCGTCCGGTATTCCCTAGACGGCGTGGACCACGGGCTCAGGCTTTCGGGTACGCTGGCAAAGCATCTGGCGGTATTTGTTGCCGCCGTATTAAAAGACCAGAAGAAAACGAGGGGCAAGACCAGAATGGTGCGGATGTTAAAGGAGAACAAGCCATTGAAGTTCTTCACTGTGCCATCTGACCGCCTGCGTGAATTCTGCAGTGAGGGCAGGAAACGAGGACTGCTCTATGTGATCATCCGGGATAAAAAGAACCCGGAGATGAGCGAGGTCATGGTCTTTGCCGATGATGCAGCCAAAGTCAACCGTGTCATGGATAAGATGAACCTTGATTTTGTAAGGAGCGAAGTCGGGGAAGCTGTCCATGAGGTAACCGCCGGAATGGAAGCACCGGAAACCGAAGCAGTACAGGAAACTGTGCAGATGCCGGAGGGCGAGGTGCAGTTTGAAATCAGCGATCTGGACGAAGCATTCCAGGTCGGTGACATGGACTTTTCTGAAGAGGAAAAGAACCAGAATCATCCCGAAAAGGAGTTTTCCGAACCGGAAAATTTTATCCCGGTGCAGGAAGAGGGGGAAGAGAATCTGTCCGGCTCTTCCTTGCACAGCAGAAATATTTCTACCGGGCAGGAAAAAGGGACTGATGCAGGGCAGAGGGAACAGGAGCGTCCCAGTGTCCGCCGGGAGCTGGAGAACATCAAACGGGAGAAAGCAGAGGAATCCCAGAAGCGGAGCCGGGAAAAGAACCGTGGACCAAGGAAAACGCAGAAGAAAGCAAGAAAGAAACGAAAGGTGAAAGCGAGGTAG
- a CDS encoding relaxase/mobilization nuclease domain-containing protein, giving the protein MAYTSIIPVSRLDNSITYIRNKDKTTKKGQSAGSLEEAIDYAMNRDKTERSVFEDAIGCVCETAYQDMVATKKRYHKMDGVQGYHLVQSFVKGEVTPELAHQIGMEMAERLLQGKYEAVITTHLNTEHYHNHIVFNSVSMEDGKKYHSNSRSYYEDVRKASDALCLKYGLSVIEPKNGKGKSYAQWMAEQDGKPTWRTSIRLDIRDAVAESFTWKQFLEQMKQRGYQWKLNRKYIALKAPGMERYIRLRSLGKHYSEESIRQWILQPKSRIPAGKEGDSRFPKKKLKGIQALYYSYLYQMGALKQKPKRISPVLRADIRKLDARIEQMEFLQKHQITSREELLAYRTSLEERVQALTKERKRLYRSEPDSVRIGQITEELKPLRKDIRICIRIEQQSQEMEEKMRLAEQIQRQEEEQTEKNRKPRTESR; this is encoded by the coding sequence ATGGCATACACCAGTATCATCCCGGTCAGCCGTCTGGACAATTCTATCACGTACATCCGAAACAAGGATAAGACCACCAAGAAAGGGCAGAGTGCCGGCTCTCTGGAAGAAGCCATCGATTACGCCATGAATCGGGACAAGACGGAGCGTTCCGTTTTTGAGGATGCCATCGGCTGCGTCTGTGAGACTGCCTATCAAGATATGGTAGCTACGAAGAAACGATACCACAAGATGGACGGAGTACAGGGGTACCATCTGGTGCAGAGCTTTGTCAAAGGGGAAGTCACCCCGGAGCTTGCTCACCAGATCGGCATGGAAATGGCAGAAAGGCTCCTTCAGGGAAAATACGAAGCAGTCATCACCACCCATCTGAATACGGAGCATTACCACAACCACATCGTGTTTAATTCCGTGAGCATGGAAGATGGGAAAAAGTACCACAGCAACAGCAGGAGTTACTATGAGGATGTGCGGAAAGCTTCGGATGCCTTATGCCTGAAATACGGCTTATCTGTCATCGAACCGAAAAACGGCAAAGGGAAATCCTATGCACAGTGGATGGCAGAACAGGACGGAAAGCCGACCTGGAGAACCTCGATCCGTCTGGACATCCGGGATGCTGTGGCAGAGAGCTTCACATGGAAACAGTTTCTGGAACAGATGAAGCAGAGGGGATACCAGTGGAAGCTGAACCGGAAGTACATTGCATTAAAAGCACCGGGGATGGAACGGTATATCCGTCTGCGGAGCCTTGGGAAGCATTACTCGGAAGAGAGCATCCGGCAGTGGATCTTGCAGCCCAAGAGCAGGATACCTGCTGGAAAAGAAGGAGATTCCAGATTCCCGAAAAAGAAGTTAAAAGGGATACAGGCCCTGTACTATTCCTATCTGTACCAGATGGGTGCACTAAAGCAGAAGCCGAAAAGGATCTCCCCGGTGCTCCGGGCAGACATCCGAAAACTGGATGCCAGGATCGAGCAGATGGAATTTCTACAGAAGCATCAGATTACTAGCCGTGAAGAGCTACTCGCCTACCGCACATCGTTGGAAGAGAGGGTACAGGCACTCACGAAAGAGCGGAAGCGGCTCTACCGGAGCGAACCGGACAGTGTCAGGATCGGTCAGATCACCGAAGAACTGAAGCCGCTTCGAAAGGATATCCGCATTTGTATCCGGATCGAACAGCAGTCCCAGGAGATGGAAGAAAAGATGCGTCTGGCAGAGCAGATCCAGAGACAGGAAGAAGAACAGACGGAGAAAAACAGAAAACCGAGAACAGAAAGCAGGTGA
- a CDS encoding DUF7768 domain-containing protein translates to MEQALAYVCCSAEEGKTKVQRYCRKIYELGYVPICPQYSFSPFLDDGDAEDMQAMRRMSHQILRRCRMVVVCGKETTGTMNTEISMADRLHIICTTLDGLSKIKENE, encoded by the coding sequence TTGGAACAGGCACTTGCTTATGTCTGCTGTTCTGCAGAAGAAGGAAAGACCAAAGTACAGCGGTACTGCCGGAAGATCTACGAACTGGGATATGTGCCGATCTGCCCGCAGTACAGCTTTTCCCCATTCCTTGATGACGGGGATGCAGAGGATATGCAGGCCATGCGGAGAATGTCCCACCAGATATTAAGGCGGTGCAGGATGGTGGTTGTCTGCGGAAAAGAGACCACCGGGACGATGAACACGGAGATCAGCATGGCTGACAGACTCCATATCATCTGTACCACACTGGATGGGTTGAGCAAAATCAAGGAAAATGAATGA
- a CDS encoding plasmid mobilization protein, with product MRKRNHVIPVRLNAKELRFLEEQVEKSGLSREEYIRSIVMGGEVRARPCEHHTELLRKISGLCNNANQLAHVANGCGMAGEESIREMLRMTKETWRLVKEEW from the coding sequence ATGAGAAAAAGGAACCATGTGATACCAGTCCGCCTCAATGCAAAAGAGCTGCGTTTTCTGGAAGAGCAGGTAGAAAAAAGCGGCCTGTCCCGTGAGGAATACATCCGTTCCATTGTCATGGGTGGCGAAGTCCGGGCAAGACCCTGTGAGCATCATACGGAGCTTTTGCGGAAAATATCCGGTCTGTGCAACAACGCCAATCAGCTTGCCCATGTAGCCAACGGCTGTGGGATGGCCGGGGAAGAGAGTATCCGGGAAATGCTCCGCATGACGAAAGAGACATGGAGGCTGGTCAAAGAGGAATGGTAG
- a CDS encoding DUF4314 domain-containing protein, protein MTQERIEAMRRRYPPGTEVTLNSMEGESHMPPGLKGKVDMVDDAGQIHVNWENGSSLALVPGVDSFHITDLPRAERPKQQPSR, encoded by the coding sequence ATGACACAAGAAAGAATAGAAGCCATGCGGAGAAGATATCCGCCGGGAACCGAGGTCACGCTTAACAGCATGGAGGGGGAGAGCCACATGCCACCCGGCTTAAAAGGTAAGGTGGATATGGTAGACGATGCAGGGCAGATCCACGTAAACTGGGAGAATGGAAGCAGCCTTGCCCTCGTTCCGGGAGTGGACAGCTTCCACATTACGGACCTGCCAAGAGCAGAGAGGCCCAAACAGCAGCCATCCCGGTAA
- a CDS encoding VirD4-like conjugal transfer protein, CD1115 family, whose amino-acid sequence MIWLAGLPVIWWVAILLADAIQPGRNLFELMEVLTEKLNHPFQFHYTEYTIKSMLVCTLLYAAGIGIFYSSQKNYRRGEEHGSARWGDARQICKKYSQKPYSQNILLTQNFRISLDTHKHRRCLNILVVGGSGAGKSRGFALPNIMQCCCSMVITDPKAELLRKTGGLLEKKGYEVRVFDLINPDTSFCYNPFEYVHDDKDVLRLISNLIQNTTPKGSQSSDPFWEKSETALLQALMLYLLHEAPPEEQNFAMIMEMLGSAQVKEEDEDYESPLDILFDRLEMRDPDSIAVKQYHIYKQAAGKTAKSILISVGVRLAAFNLPQIAKLTNTDELDLSSMGERKVALFCCIPDADTSLNYLVGMIYSQLFQTLYYMADRVHGGALPVPVNCIMDEFPNVSLPNEFEKILATCRSRSIYCSIIIQNMSQLKALFKDSWESLVGNCVRPEVASAL is encoded by the coding sequence GTGATTTGGCTTGCCGGACTGCCTGTCATCTGGTGGGTAGCAATCCTGCTTGCGGATGCCATCCAGCCGGGCAGGAATCTTTTCGAGCTGATGGAGGTTCTCACAGAAAAGCTGAACCATCCCTTCCAGTTTCATTATACGGAATACACCATCAAGTCGATGCTGGTCTGCACGTTACTTTACGCAGCCGGGATCGGCATTTTTTATTCCAGTCAGAAGAACTACCGCAGAGGGGAAGAACATGGCTCTGCCAGATGGGGCGATGCCCGGCAGATCTGTAAGAAATATAGCCAGAAGCCGTACTCCCAGAACATCCTGCTGACACAGAACTTCCGCATCAGCCTGGACACCCACAAGCACCGCAGATGTCTTAACATTCTCGTGGTGGGAGGCTCCGGTGCAGGAAAATCCAGAGGCTTTGCTCTGCCGAACATCATGCAGTGCTGCTGTTCGATGGTCATCACCGATCCGAAAGCCGAACTGCTTCGAAAGACAGGCGGCCTGCTGGAAAAGAAGGGATATGAGGTGCGTGTTTTTGACCTTATCAATCCCGACACATCTTTTTGTTACAATCCGTTCGAGTACGTCCATGATGACAAAGACGTACTCCGTCTCATTTCCAATCTGATACAAAACACCACACCCAAAGGTTCCCAGTCCTCCGATCCATTCTGGGAGAAGAGCGAGACAGCACTGCTTCAGGCACTGATGCTGTACCTGCTTCACGAAGCTCCGCCGGAAGAACAGAACTTTGCCATGATTATGGAGATGTTAGGTTCTGCCCAGGTAAAGGAAGAGGACGAGGATTACGAATCACCTCTGGATATTTTGTTTGATCGTCTGGAGATGCGGGACCCGGACAGCATTGCCGTCAAGCAGTATCACATTTACAAGCAGGCGGCAGGAAAGACCGCCAAGTCCATCCTGATCAGTGTAGGTGTCCGGCTGGCAGCCTTCAATCTGCCGCAGATCGCCAAGCTGACCAATACTGATGAACTGGATCTTTCCAGTATGGGAGAAAGAAAAGTTGCCCTTTTCTGCTGTATCCCGGATGCAGACACCTCTTTGAATTATCTGGTAGGCATGATCTACAGCCAGCTTTTCCAGACGCTTTATTACATGGCGGACCGTGTGCATGGCGGTGCCCTCCCGGTTCCGGTCAACTGCATCATGGATGAGTTTCCAAACGTATCCCTGCCAAATGAGTTTGAGAAGATCCTGGCAACCTGCCGTTCCCGTTCCATTTACTGCAGCATCATCATCCAGAACATGAGCCAGCTAAAGGCTCTGTTCAAGGACTCCTGGGAAAGTCTGGTGGGCAACTGCGTGCGCCCAGAAGTCGCCAGCGCATTATAA
- a CDS encoding DUF3991 domain-containing protein has translation MPWIPEEEIKRAREITAIEYLKKYQPNRLKKSSVRNEWELTDHDSFKINELTSQWHWKSRDIGGTSALNFLIHVDGCSFLEAVQMLKDEYPTYIPPPVETKPKKLFVLPPASPDCRRVFRYLKERGISGEVLQQCVHLGILYESLPYHNAVFVGRDENQVARYAFLRGIYDASGKAFKMEQAGSEKAYAFCVPAQTGCRRVAVYEACVDVLAHMTLEQGSRDKYRLELGGISAPKEGQSQRSMKKPQALEHFLSQHPEITEIEVCTDNDFAGRWACEHIRKAYEGSYRIIENLPEIEGADWADMAKMAARTPEKRQRKEVR, from the coding sequence ATGCCGTGGATTCCGGAAGAAGAGATCAAACGGGCAAGGGAAATCACCGCCATTGAGTACCTGAAGAAATACCAGCCGAACCGCCTGAAAAAATCTTCAGTCAGAAATGAATGGGAGCTGACAGACCACGATAGCTTTAAAATCAACGAGCTCACCAGCCAGTGGCACTGGAAATCCAGAGATATCGGGGGAACCAGTGCCTTAAATTTCCTGATCCATGTAGATGGGTGTTCCTTTCTGGAGGCAGTGCAAATGCTGAAAGATGAGTATCCCACCTACATCCCTCCGCCTGTGGAGACAAAGCCCAAAAAGCTGTTTGTCCTGCCGCCAGCCAGCCCGGACTGCCGCAGGGTGTTCCGATATCTGAAAGAGCGCGGAATCAGTGGAGAGGTCTTACAGCAGTGTGTTCATCTGGGAATCCTCTATGAGAGCCTGCCCTATCACAATGCTGTGTTCGTAGGCCGGGACGAAAATCAGGTGGCAAGATATGCTTTCCTGCGTGGGATTTACGATGCCAGCGGAAAGGCTTTTAAGATGGAACAGGCTGGAAGCGAAAAGGCATACGCTTTTTGTGTTCCGGCACAAACAGGATGCAGACGGGTTGCCGTTTATGAAGCCTGTGTGGATGTGCTGGCGCACATGACACTGGAACAGGGAAGCCGGGATAAGTACCGTCTGGAGCTTGGCGGGATCAGTGCACCAAAAGAAGGGCAGAGCCAGCGGAGTATGAAAAAGCCGCAGGCACTGGAACATTTTCTGTCCCAGCACCCGGAGATTACCGAGATTGAAGTATGTACCGACAATGACTTTGCCGGACGGTGGGCGTGTGAACATATCCGAAAAGCCTACGAGGGAAGCTATCGGATCATCGAGAACCTGCCGGAGATCGAAGGGGCAGACTGGGCAGATATGGCAAAGATGGCTGCCCGAACACCGGAGAAACGGCAGAGAAAGGAAGTGAGGTGA
- a CDS encoding DNA-methyltransferase — protein MGNTLKLEDLLKPDCLPDESAGGENWRILHGDTLKLVKGFQPGIFDAVVTDPPYASGGTKQNERNRTTNQKYSSMKAENALPDFDGDNKDQRSWTHWMAEWLYDVRKACKRGAPICLFIDWRQYPSITDALQWAGWIWRGTAVWDKGNSRPQKGRFRQQAEYIVWGSNGPMPINRPVSCLPGVFRYGNPQNRIHVTEKPLQLMKDVIQICEPGGLILDPFAGAGTTILAATESGYQAVGIEVTDAYYKLGSDRVRIALEAGAEAENKEPQ, from the coding sequence ATGGGAAATACCCTGAAACTTGAAGATCTTTTAAAACCGGACTGTCTGCCGGATGAGTCTGCCGGAGGGGAGAACTGGCGTATCTTGCATGGGGATACCTTAAAGCTGGTAAAAGGATTCCAGCCGGGGATTTTTGATGCAGTCGTGACCGATCCGCCCTATGCGTCCGGGGGAACCAAGCAGAATGAACGCAACCGCACCACCAACCAGAAGTATAGTAGCATGAAAGCAGAGAATGCCCTTCCGGACTTTGATGGGGATAACAAGGATCAGCGTTCCTGGACCCACTGGATGGCAGAATGGCTGTACGATGTGCGGAAAGCCTGCAAGAGAGGGGCTCCGATCTGCCTTTTTATTGACTGGAGACAGTACCCGTCTATCACCGATGCCCTTCAGTGGGCAGGCTGGATCTGGAGAGGAACTGCAGTCTGGGACAAAGGAAATTCCCGTCCGCAAAAAGGCAGGTTTCGCCAGCAGGCAGAATACATCGTGTGGGGAAGCAACGGTCCGATGCCAATCAACCGCCCGGTGTCCTGTCTTCCGGGTGTGTTCCGTTATGGGAATCCCCAGAACCGCATCCATGTGACAGAAAAGCCGCTCCAGCTGATGAAGGATGTCATCCAGATCTGCGAGCCGGGCGGCCTGATCTTAGACCCGTTTGCCGGAGCTGGCACGACCATCCTTGCGGCGACAGAGTCGGGCTATCAGGCAGTCGGCATCGAAGTGACGGATGCATATTATAAGCTGGGAAGCGACCGTGTCCGTATCGCACTGGAAGCCGGGGCAGAAGCAGAGAATAAAGAACCACAGTAA